From a region of the Trichoderma atroviride chromosome 6, complete sequence genome:
- a CDS encoding uncharacterized protein (EggNog:ENOG41), translated as MAMDYSSLRAAALRDGEDEEAVTVDTRALIDKVLARYSGEWTTLRELIQNAADAQATTVSIKWETHPSTSVPLPSNANRSELLKHTIANHTLRRLVVQNDGQPFTKTDWGRLKRIAEGNPDETKIGAFGVGFYSVFADCEEPFVSSGSEAMAFYWKGNSLFTKKSHLPEDKSSPYTAFVLDYRNTTTPMPNLLSISQFLATSLTFVALEKMEFWIDDHLIMSLHKKTSPSVDLALPRDLEPRTKDNIMKVASVGRTSTQIDASFMNAVGWKPQAAASTTKSSDSYGSNDAPSLKSFFARFAATASNSNLLKTKQQAEESQAQTKITEDVTKLNTATIFLRATTASIKTHVSSSFSAELERATKKPPPKTTKISILTTSYDEAEASNSSSTESGAFAKAIDVFASVLPSKKPGGRIFIGFPTMQTTGAGMHISAPSVIPTVEREAIDLNARWVRTWNVELLRAAGIIARIAFANEMDDLDHRIRQSSEAGKKISAEIVDKFMPEALHTLKTFSFADSTPSSQVGQIIEEAFWTCFKKASIEVYSSRGVLQTSQVRLGSEELSSFVDSIPVVPQDMKNAPFVKKLIDFGLISHITVTDVKQELEAKALTKSQAINFIKWAGKKSLTGEIDPGSRAALMDVAVATLSDENDSGEIVALGSISNYLSLAKIPANMPVPPTTVPFALIVNISASELEALGWEPLEIVPWLRYLIETTNSRLEEESVTRSSKFAVSVLTVLSKNWENMTMISRGTVLSLIQPTPMIPTKLGMKKPTESFFASVKLFDDLPVIQGCEKVKEKFLAAIGVRKTVDLETIFTRLLNASGEDGQKKWSHMELIKYLASVQSDIPSDDLKKLKGSRICPAEAGPKGMEPTKATTKLYKVSELFEPKDSLRSLQLPIIQWPGPPGSFRPSSPEARFLSVLGLRTFPSVPELVDMMSSSDQALRTSAMTYFIANHHTNRYAAFDLSDCRKPILPLQGSTKMVTPAACFTNERASVLGFEILSRDLHDHANKFGVARDPPMAECVNRLLANPPKDYQSAVTLFSYFASRISELGDSNLAKLRTAAIIPVKRSTGSEKSGSSTSYISPSRAYLGTSSTYGDIFDFVDFGQDGNAFLYKCGAKSEPTKVEVAYMTCNEPARLLSVLQSPEKYLDLLKSLAESASTLQRDKELWRRLKSSACLLAYKELVAPSKGGSNDLDEEEAPIRQYQLAAANQIVVLDDIISYRLFKEYLICAPEEDILETFYLKLGATRLSSIVQEDVRIGPHTGQLPMAESLKKHVLERSKIFLYEYASYRRDAIKHDAKWLEKNLTVEVVRSVALRRSLQGHRQTHTERRSAAATYTNRSWVLYVADDGKPDMYQVGQAICQMLLDRPNQQAYLFFEPFLTLDLYQLRSRGYNVDRILRAKAAEARIAEEERRKALEEEQRQIREREQNWAQQGQSDRSKNPQLPQAAEAAREAPKSPSMPGAWDSAEESPQDKTANNRKSRSLFSNLSRRLGFDAQDDDKNDSRGQVEQFMGNSSNTNAGPSSGNDGAAGNGNGQKDDGKVTNPAVVQQNLLNAVNATRAHGSDRVFAEPQVNEVKEQATYCDKTPAQNITFVAEASNGMKVFVAKDMSANPAAFLSANLGAINSFASLLVEVGAVYSLAPKVLHIFYDEAGGTIAFNTGGSIFCNLRFFLQLHAAQVEVPNGAGKAEAGTWWWVVMAHELAHNLVSTHNSDHSYYTESFIQQYMGKMMAKTVQWTQGGASSSAGLPSQPAAERQSVPSDPPPSYREARNAADYMFGP; from the exons ATGGCGATGGACTATTCGAGCCTCCGGGCAGCCGCTTTGCGCGacggtgaagatgaagaggctgtGACCGTCGATACCCGCGCTCTGATCGACAAGGTTCTGGCTCGATACTCGGGAGAGTGGACAACTCTACGAGAGCTCATCCAGAATGCCGCCGATGCACAGGCCACGACTGTCTCGATCAAGTGGGAGACGCACCCGTCGACAAGCGTTCCTCTTCCCAGCAATGCGAACCGATCCGAGCTGCTGAAGCACACGATAGCCAACCACACGCTGCGGCGACTTGTTGTCCAGAACGATGGCCAGCCTTTTACAAAGACCGACTGGGGGCGCCTCAAGCGAATCGCTGAAGGAAACCCCGACGAAACCAAGATTGGAGCGTTCGGTGTTGGCTTTTACAGCGTCTTTGCCGACTGCGAGGAGCCCTTTGTTAGCTCTGGAAGCGAGGCCATGGCTTTCTACTGGAAGGGGAACTCTCTGTTTACCAAGAAATCTCATCTGCCTGAAGATAAATCATCGCCCTATACAGCGTTCGTGCTAGACTATAGAAATACGACCACTCCCATGCCGAATCTGCTGTCTATAAGCCAGTTTCTGGCCACAAGTCTGACATTCGttgcgctggagaagatggagtttTGGATAGACGACCATTTGATCATGTCTCTTCACAAGAAGACATCGCCAAGCGTTGATCTGGCCTTGCCTCGTGACCTAGAACCGCGGACAAAGGACAACATCATGAAAGTAGCAAGTGTAGGTCGTACCAGCACTCAGATTGACGCATCCTTTATGAATGCGGTTGGATGGAAGccgcaagcagcagcatctacGACGAAATCTTCAGACTCGTACGGTTCAAACGATGCACCCTCTCTCAAGTCCTTCTTTGCCAGATTCGCCGCAACTGCATCAAACAGCAACCTCCTGAAGACCAAGCAGCAGGCAGAAGAGAGCCAGGCACAGACAAAGATTACGGAAGATGTTACCAAATTGAACACCGCCACTATATTCCTTAGAGCCACCACTGCCAGCATCAAGACCCATGTatcatcttccttctccgCTGAGCTTGAGCGTGCTacgaagaagccgccgccaaaaacTACAAAGATATCTATTCTCACAACATCATATGATGAGGCGGAAGCTTCCAATAGCTCATCGACCGAAAGCGGCGCTTTTGCCAAAGCAATAGACGTATTTGCTTCCGTGCTGCCAAGCAAGAAGCCGGGTGGCCGAATCTTTATCGGGTTCCCTACCATGCAGACAACAGGCGCTGGCATGCATATTTCCGCCCCCTCTGTAATCCCCACcgtggagagagaggccaTTGATTTGAATGCTCGTTGGGTCAGGACGTGGAATGTTGAACTTCTTCGGGCGGCAGGTATCATAGCGAGAATCGCCTTTGCCAACGAAATGGACGACCTCGACCACAGGATTCGACAATCGTCTGAAGCCGGCAAGAAGATATCTGCCGAGATTGTTGACAAATTCATGCCCGAGGCGCTGCATACGCTCAAAACCTTCTCCTTTGCTGACTCTACGCCGAGCAGCCAGGTCGGGCAGATTATCGAAGAGGCATTCTGGACATGCTTCAAGAAGGCTTCTATAGAAGTGTACTCAAGCCGAGGTGTATTGCAAACATCGCAAGTTCGGCTGGGTTCGGAAGAGTTGAGTTCATTTGTGGATAGCATCCCGGTTGTACCTCAAGATATGAAAAACGCTCCATTCGTCAAGAAGCTTATCGACTTTGGTCTCATCTCTCACATCACCGTGACTGATGTCAAGCAAGAGTTGGAAGCCAAGGCACTCACTAAATCTCAGGCCATCAATTTCATCAAATGGGCGGGCAAGAAGAGTTTGACCGGCGAGATCGACCCGGGAAGCAGAGCCGCTCTGATGGACGTCGCTGTCGCCACTCTAAGCGATGAGAATGATTCGGGTGAAATCGTGGCACTGGGCAGCATAAGCAATTACCTCAGCCTTGCAAAGATTCCTGCAAACATGCCTGTTCCTCCAACGACTGTCCCATTCGCTCTCATTGTAAACATCAGCGCATCTGAGCTGGAAGCTCTTGGATGGGAACCATTGGAGATTGTGCCATGGCTGCGTTACCTCATCGAAACGACGAACTCTAGGCTTGAGGAGGAGAGCGTCACTAGGTCGTCCAAATTTGCCGTTTCTGTTCTCACCGTTCTCTCCAAGAACTGGGAGAATATGACCATGATCAGTAGGGGCACTGTGCTGAGTCTTATCCAACCGACCCCAATGATACCGACCAAGCTGGGCATGAAGAAGCCGACGGAATCGTTCTTTGCGTCTGTCAAGCTTTTTGATGACTTGCCGGTCATCCAAGGTTGCGAGAAGGTGAAGGAGAAGTTCTTGGCCGCTATTGGTGTACGAAAGACGGTTGATCTGGAAACCATCTTTACCCGCTTGCTTAACGCCTCAGGAGAGGATGGCCAAAAGAAATGGAGTCATATGGAGCTTATCAAGTACCTTGCTTCTGTGCAGAGTGACATTCCCTCGGACGATCTTAAGAAGTTGAAAGGATCCAGGATCTGTCCTGCTGAGGCAGGACCTAAGGGCATGGAGCCTACAAAGGCCACAACGAAGCTATACAAGGTTTCGGAGCTGTTTGAGCCCAAGGACTCTCTTCGATCTCTTCAACTGCCCATCATTCAGTGGCCTGGGCCTCCGGGCAGCTTTCGTCCAAGCAGCCCTGAGGCTCGTTTCCTGTCTGTACTTGGCTTGCGAACCTTTCCCTCCGTTCCTGAGCTGGTGGACATGATGTCGTCGAGCGACCAAGCTTTGAGGACTTCAGCCATGACTTATTTTATCGCCAATCATCATACGAATCGGTATGCCGCTTTTGATCTCAGCGACTGCCGTAAACCCATCCTGCCGCTTCAGGGAAGCACCAAGATGGTCACGCCAGCTGCATGCTTTACGAATGAGAGAGCATCTGTACTAGGATTTGAAATCCTTAGCCGTGATCTTCATGATCATGCCAAC AAATTTGGCGTTGCTCGAGATCCGCCCATGGCCGAGTGCGTGAACCGTCTGTTGGCCAATCCCCCAAAGGACTATCAATCCGCTGTGACTCTCTTTAGCTATTTTGCCTCTCGGATCAGCGAGCTTGGAGACAGTAACCTTGCCAAGCTTCGAACTGCTGCGATTATCCCTGTGAAACGGTCGACTGGATCAGAAAAATCTGGTTCAAGCACGTCTTACATCAGTCCATCGCGAGCATATTTGGGAACGTCTTCCACATATGGCGATATCTTCGACTTTGTGGACTTTGGCCAGGATGGGAATGCATTCTTGTACAAATGCGGGGCGAAGAGCGAGCCAACCAAAGTGGAGGTTGCATATATGACGTGCAACGAGCCGGCAAGGCTTCTCAGCGTGTTACAAAGTCCTGAAAAATACTTGGACCTGCTCAAATCTTTAGCCGAGTCTGCTTCGACGTTACAGCGTGACAAGGAGCTTTGGCGGAGACTGAAGAGCTCTGCGTGTCTTCTCGCCTACAAAGAACTTGTGGCGCCGTCCAAGGGCGGTAGCAACGatttggatgaagaagaggctccAATCAGGCAGTATCAACTTGCCGCTGCTAACCAAATCGTCGTTTTGGACGATATTATCAGCTATCGCCTTTTCAAAGAGTATTTGATATGTGCTCCTGAGGAGGACATTCTGGAGACGTTTTATCTGAAACTTGGTGCGACGCGGCTAAGCAGCATAGTTCAAGAGGATGTGCGCATTGGACCTCATACGGGACAGCTGCCGATGGCCGAGTCGCTCAAAAAGCATGTTCTTGAACGATCCAAGATTTTCTTGTACGAGTATGCCAGCTACCGTAGGGATGCTATCAAGCACGATGCGAAGTGGCTCGAGAAGAATCTGACGGTGGAAGTGGTTCGATCGGTGGCGCTTCGACGCAGCTTGCAAGGCCACAGGCAAACACACACTGAAAGGCGCTCTGCGGCCGCTACGTACACCAACCGATCATGGGTATTGTATGTGGCTGATGATGGGAAGCCAGACATGTACCAGGTTGGTCAAGCCATAtgccagatgctgcttgaCAGGCCGAACCAGCAAGCATATTTGTTCTTTGAACCGTTCCTCACGCTTGACCTTTACCAACTGAGGTCGCGTGGGTACAATGTTGACCGAATTCTTCGAGCAAAGGCCGCTGAAGCGAGAATTGCCGAAGAGGAGAGGCGCAAGgcgttggaagaagagcaaaggcaGATTCGGGAACGAGAGCAGAATTGGGCACAGCAAGGCCAATCTGACCGTTCCAAGAATCCGCAACTTCCACAGGCAGCCgaagctgctcgagaagctcctAAATCTCCATCCATGCCGGGAGCATGGGACTCGGCTGAAGAGAGCCCACAGGATAAAACTGCCAATAACAGGAAAAGTAGGAGTCTGTTTTCCAATCTCAGCCGTAGACTGGGCTTTGATGCCCAAGATGACGACAAGAACGATTCTCGAGGGCAGGTGGAGCAGTTTATGGGCAACAGTTCCAACACCAACGCGGGGCCATCGTCTGGCAATGACGGGGCCGCTGGCAATGGGAATGGCCAGAAGGATGACGGCAAAGTAACGAACCCGGCCGTGGTGCAGCAGAATCTGCTAAACGCAGTCAATGCAACCCGGGCACATGGCTCCGACAGAGTCTTTGCTGAACCTCAAGTCAACGAGGTCAAAGAACAGGCAACATATTGCGACAAGACACCGGCTCAAAACATTACCTTTGTGGCCGAGGCTTCCAATGGGATGAAGGTCTTTGTGGCCAAGGATATGAGTGCCAACCCAGCAGCCTTTTTGTCGGCAAATCTGGGGGCAATCAATTCATTTGCCTCATTGCTCGTTGAAGTGGGCGCCGTTTACTCGCTGGCACCGAAAGTGCTGCACATCTTTTATGATGAAGCGGGCGGTACGATTGCTTTCAATACCGGTGGAAGCATCTTTTGCAACCTGCGCTTCTTCCTGCAACTTCATGCGGCACAGGTTGAGGTGCCAAACGGGGCTGGCAAGGCCGAGGCAGGGACGTGGTGGTGGGTCGTGATGGCTCATGAGCTGGCTCACAACTTGGTTTCGACACACAACTCTGATCACAGCTACTATAC TGAATCGTTTATCCAGCAGTACATGggcaagatgatggcaaagactGTTCAGTGGACTCAGGGTGGTGCGTCCAGCTCAGCTGGGCTTCCTTCTCAACCTGCGGCAGAGAGACAGTCGGTCCCTTCGGATCCTCCGCCCTCGTATAGAGAGGCGCGAAATGCAGCCGACTACATGTTTGGGCCCTAA
- a CDS encoding uncharacterized protein (EggNog:ENOG41): MDLLSTIRKTGSRGGVNFSWDEVANSSHRENYLGHSLKAPVGRWAKGRDLNWYAKSEATAASSNETDEERQDREQKEELRKIKEAEEDAMAQALGLPPPVRNTSGANAVEVEPKRQVGPASGPPRETGRDEAKPERSRRHGDDRRERRRHRSRSRDRSRSPDRRRERDYRRRSPDRDERNRGRDLERRHRRDRDRSRSRDRRDDRRDDRRSERRDERRQRDRSRQRHRSRSREHRRRSPGPSSRRDD; the protein is encoded by the coding sequence ATGGATCTCCTCTCGACGATCCGAAAGACCGGTTCCAGAGGTGGCGTCAACTTCAGCTGGGACGAAGTCGCCAACTCCAGCCATCGCGAAAACTACCTCGGCCACAGTCTCAAAGCCCCTGTTGGCAGATGGGCAAAGGGGAGAGACCTGAACTGGTACGCAAAGTCTGAGGCCACCGCGGCGTCATCCAATGAGACAGACGAGGAGCGCCAAGACCGAGAACAAAAGGAAGAATTGCGCAAGATTAAAGAggcggaagaagacgcaaTGGCGCAAGCACTAGGGCTGCCGCCTCCGGTCAGAAACACCTCTGGAGCCAATGCTGTGGAAGTTGAGCCGAAGCGACAAGTCGGTCCTGCGAGTGGACCGCCGAGAGAAACTGGCAGAGATGAGGCGAAACCGGAGAGGTCAAGACGACATGGAGAcgacagaagagaaagaagacggcacaggagcagaagcagagacAGGAGTAGAAGTCCCGACCGACGACGTGAGAGAGACTATCGGCGACGAAGTCCTGATCGAGACGAAAGGAATCGCGGCCGTGATCTCGAACGCCGACACCGCAGAGACCGCGATAGGAGTCGAAGCAGAGATCGGAGAGACGACAGACGTGATGACAGGAGAAGTGAGAGGCGAGACGAGAGACGACAGAGAGATCGGAGCAGGCAGCGGCATCGCTCGCGATCAAGGGAGCACAGGCGACGGAGCCCTGGGCCAAGTTCTCGTCGAGATGATTGA
- a CDS encoding uncharacterized protein (BUSCO:EOG092D2VWC) produces the protein MSNPNDPSLDEIQWRSPQIVAQMGGLHSNTILFYFAESPFFERTSNNAVIMAQAMNNMAMYHYIQTREAFETRLKTMSGLEFIVGEEPAETGPGMGTGVWVIRKQTRRKRYQDDDEITVHASFFVVGENIYMAPTLADILASRIMTISSAIAKALPAAEAARKWRPSTGHVYTLPASQSPTTQPKPQEEKPVLDEAGKSASAAAAKHDAPSMDRVAEESLLIHLRYGGEYIDEIPITGKPGEFHLSSTGRKPVLPPQGAAAPTGISAMSGPPMINTKLDDKKDGKADKTPKSATMPKLKRKKSKMSPSVTPAATPAAS, from the exons ATGTCAAATCCAAACGACCCCTCCCTCGACGAGATCCAATGGCGATCCCCCCAAATCGTAGCCCAGATGGGCGGCCTCCACTCCAACACAATCCTCTTCTACTTTGCCGAATCGCCCTTCTTCGAGCGCACCTCCAAcaacgccgtcatcatggccCAGGCAATGAACAACATGGCCATGTACCACTACATCCAGACGCGCGAAGCCTTTGAAACGCGTCTCAAGACAATGTCGGGCCTGGAGTTCATCGTGGGGGAGGAGCCTGCTGAGACGGGTCCGGGCATGGGAACGGGCGTTTGGGTCATTCGCAAGCAGACGAGGCGGAAGCGATACCAGGATGACGACGAAATCACAGTCCACGCCTCGTTTTTTGTCGTGGGGGAGAATATCTACATGGCACCCACCTTGGCGGATATCCTGGCATCCAGAATT ATGACTATATCTTCAGCAATCGCAAAAGCTCTACCAGCCGCCGAGGCAGCCCGCAAATGGCGTCCATCCACAGGCCACGTTTACACACTCCCCGCAAGCCAATCTCCCACCACCCAACCCAAACCgcaagaggagaagcccGTACTCGACGAAGCCGGCAAatcagcatctgctgcagcagcaaagcacGACGCCCCTTCCATGGACAGAGTCGCCGAGGAGTCATTGCTGATCCACCTACGGTACGGAGGAGAATACATCGACGAGATCCCCATCACTGGAAAGCCTGGGGAATTCCACCTCTCTTCGACGGGCCGCAAGCCGGTGCTGCCTCCTCAGGGCGCCGCTGCCCCGACTGGAATTAGTGCTATGAGCGGGCCTCCAATGATAAATACAAAGCTGGACGATAAAAAGGATGGCAAGGCGGACAAGACGCCAAAGTCGGCTACAATgccgaagctgaagaggaagaagagcaagatgaGTCCCAGCGTGACTCCGGCGGCAACCCCTGCGGCGTCATGA
- a CDS encoding uncharacterized protein (EggNog:ENOG41~SECRETED:SignalP(1-19)~CAZy:GH79): protein MLTQGTVFALLGAASSVAADVYTVPSQPNANGEPFDGFVSYSIEFASFPDFAGNKSAPNTFSYNLINNLGALSGSKPYIRVGGNTQDYALYNASLKTSLVGIVDPSRSPDYPTTIHIGPSYFESYSTWPGVKFSHGLNLGLGANRSEGWQTLVDTVPLACKALSQGNLYTWEYGNEPDLFSTSAQGPVRPSTWNESTYAWQWLNGTAEIKKQIQKHCPALSLFGEPKFMAPSYAGTGNHLKAPLAFQDGLDKNKDIQFFSTHNYISGAISPGVTLQGTLMNHNKTMSSIQGHLPEYNAIFPTPEAQKATPLIFGECNSLYNQGRPGLSNTFGAALWGIDFNLYAASVGFKRVHMHMGTNYRYQAWQPVETDLASRGTKAPYYGNIAVSATLGASNLLPVSITNIPLADAYEAAYAAHYTSPLLNGHLARITVLNMRGYNTTVDGQGLDPLPNPPPRSSQSYTFAVSGVRNGELVGIQRLLANGSDAITGITFDGWSYNYELALGKPVRLHNVTVGETARVKNGQVTVQVPDSSAVVLNFPLL, encoded by the exons GGCGAGCCTTTCGACGGCTTCGTGAGCTACTCGATTGAGTTTGCATCATTTCCTGATTTCGCTG GCAACAAGTCGGCTCCAAACACCTTCTCGTacaatctcatcaacaatctcGGCGCACTTTCTGGTTCCAAGCCATACATTCGCGTCGGTGGCAACACTCAAGACTATGCACTCTACAATGCGTCGCTCAAGACCTCTCTGGTCGGAATCGTCGATCCCAGCAGATCGCCCGACTATCCAACCACCATTCACATCGGCCCCTCGTACTTTGAGTCATACAGCACTTGGCCTGGTGTCAAATTCTCCCACGGCTTGAATCTGGGCCTTGGTGCCAATAGATCAGAGGGATGGCAGACCCTCGTCGATACTGTTCCTCTGGCCTGCAAAGCTCTCAGCCAAGGAAATCTGTATACCTGGGAGTACGGCAATGAGCCTGATCTCTTCTCGACATCGGCCCAGGGTCCTGTGCGGCCTTCCACTTGGAATGAGAGCACATATGCTTGGCAGTGGCTCAATGGCACGGCTGAGATCAAGAAGCAGATCCAAAAGCACTGCCCGGCGCTCTCGCTCTTTGGGGAACCCAAGTTTATGGCTCCGTCTTATGCCGGCACTGGCAACCACCTCAAGGCGCCCCTTGCTTTCCAGGACGGCCTTGACAAGAACAAGGATATCCAGTTCTTTTCAACCCACAA TTACATCAGTGGTGCCATTTCTCCCGGCGTCACCTTGCAAGGAACTCTGATGAACCACAACAAGACCATGAGCTCAATCCAGGGCCACCTCCCAGAGTACAACGCCATTTTCCCCACTCCAGAAGCACAAAAGGCCACTCCTTTGATCTTTGGCGAATGCAACTCTCTCTACAACCAGGGCAGGCCAGGCCTGTCCAACACTTTTGGAGCTGCCCTTTGGGGTATCGACTTTAACCTGTATGCGGCGTCGGTAGGCTTCAAGCGCGTCCACATGCACATGGGCACCAACTATCGT TACCAAGCCTGGCAGCCAGTCGAGACAGACTTGGCTTCCAGAGGAACCAAGGCTCCTTACTATGGCAACATCGCCGTCTCTGCCACCCTGGGCGCCTCAAACCTCCTCCCcgtcagcatcaccaacattCCTTTAGCTGATGCCTACGAAGCCGCCTACGCAGCTCATTATACAAGCCCTTTGCTCAACGGCCATCTCGCCCGCATTACCGTCCTCAATATGCGTGGCTACAACACCACCGTCGACGGCCAGGGCCTTGATCCGCTCCCTAATCCTCCTCCACGCTCTAGCCAGAGCTACACTTTTGCCGTGAGCGGTGTCCGAAATGGTGAACTTGTTGGCATTCAGCGTCTGCTGGCGAATGGAAGCGACGCCATCACGGGCATCACTTTTGATGGATGGAGCTACAACTACGAGCTTGCGTTGGGCAAGCCCGTGAGATTGCACAATGTTACTGTGGGAGAGACTGCGAGGGTGAAGAATGGACAGGTTACTGTTCAGGTGCCTGATTCGTCTGCGGTTGTGCTGAACTTTCCGCTATTGTGA